The Nothobranchius furzeri strain GRZ-AD chromosome 6, NfurGRZ-RIMD1, whole genome shotgun sequence genome includes a region encoding these proteins:
- the golga7ba gene encoding golgin A7 family, member Ba produces the protein MQGFFPTSTDGNMATEFHNLQELRHSASLANKVFIQRDYSEGTTCKFQTKFPSELESRIERTLFEDTVKTLNNFYAEAEKIGGQSYLEGCLACVTAYLIFLCMETRYEKVLKKIAKYIQEQNEKIYAPRGLLITDPIERGMRVIEISIYEDRGSSSSSSGSSSVSGSTAR, from the exons ATGCAGGGATTCTTCCCCACGTCCACGGATGGCAACATGGCGACAGAG TTTCATAACCTGCAGGAGTTGAGGCACAGCGCGTCTCTGGCCAACAAAGTGTTCATCCAGAGGGACTACAGCGAAGGGACGACATGCAAGTTTCAGACCAAGTTCCCCTCCGAGCTGGAGAGCAGG ATTGAGCGGACCCTGTTTGAGGACACCGTGAAGACGCTGAATAACTTCTACGCAGAAGCAGAAAAGATCGGAGGGCAGTCCTACCTGGAGGGCTGTCTGGCCTGTGTCACGGCGTATCTCATCTTTCTCTGCATGGAGACGCGTTACGAGAAG GTCCTGAAGAAGATTGCCAAGTACATTCAAGAGCAGAATGAGAAGATCTACGCTCCCAGAGGCCTGCTCATCACAGACCCCATTGAAAGAGGAATGCGTGTT ATTGAGATATCCATCTATGAAGACCGAGGCTCCAGTAGCTCCAGCTCAGGCAGCAGCTCTGTGTCCGGCAGCACAGCTCGATGA